In one window of Methanolobus mangrovi DNA:
- a CDS encoding NAD+ synthase, with protein sequence MDISKAKDSIVEFIRDKTKEAGVKGAVIGISGGIDSALTAYLTVEALGKENVLGIHMPELNLTPAEDVLDATEVADRLGIEFKTVDISEILSAYLNSIPESSASNSHSNGNLKARIRMSTLYYYANMMSRTVMGTGNKTEILLGYFTKYGDGGVDFEPIGDLYKTEVKEMSALLGIPEEIITKAPSARLWADQTDEEELGITYELVDRFLALLLEGETPQVAQNTLGLTSTQRDSVVKRINANLHKQKAPAIAELRSLR encoded by the coding sequence ATGGACATTTCAAAAGCTAAAGATAGCATCGTGGAATTCATCAGGGATAAAACAAAGGAAGCAGGTGTAAAAGGCGCAGTAATAGGAATCAGCGGAGGCATCGATTCCGCCCTGACAGCTTACCTGACAGTTGAAGCCCTTGGAAAGGAGAATGTCCTTGGCATACACATGCCGGAGCTTAATCTAACGCCTGCAGAAGATGTGCTGGATGCCACCGAAGTGGCAGACAGGCTGGGAATCGAATTCAAAACCGTTGATATATCAGAGATCCTTTCTGCATACCTTAACTCAATTCCGGAGAGTTCAGCTTCCAATTCACATTCCAATGGAAACCTCAAAGCCAGGATTCGCATGTCCACCCTTTACTATTATGCAAACATGATGTCACGAACGGTTATGGGAACAGGCAACAAAACAGAGATACTCCTGGGATATTTCACAAAATACGGAGATGGTGGCGTTGACTTTGAACCGATCGGGGACCTCTACAAAACAGAGGTTAAAGAGATGTCAGCACTTCTTGGAATTCCTGAAGAGATTATCACAAAAGCTCCTTCAGCAAGGTTATGGGCAGACCAGACCGACGAGGAAGAACTGGGAATCACATATGAACTGGTTGACAGGTTCCTTGCCCTTTTACTAGAAGGGGAAACCCCACAGGTCGCACAGAATACTCTTGGGCTGACAAGCACCCAGAGAGATTCTGTGGTTAAACGCATCAATGCAAACCTGCATAAACAAAAAGCTCCTGCCATAGCAGAACTAAGATCTCTCAGATAA
- a CDS encoding tRNA(Ile)(2)-agmatinylcytidine synthase has translation MSSEYTKMIVGIDDTDSRDGMCTTYLCALLRDELSSYAKTVSDPILVRLNPTIPYKTRGNASVALFLECDEPEKVMDHVIRKVASMACMENENTNPGIVFITDDQFEKVRKTLSDFFRHAVKEVITIDEAKELVSGLGLKFKTFKNGRGLIGALSACGAMLSQDWDHTYEYIAYRKLEVCGTPRFVDGDSLFEADRQTYPDTWDTVDLKNEMVVCVPHAGDPVLYGIRGKDAYSVEKAVSFIRSEPVERVCIYRTNQGTDMHLISASTISDIQEMHSYILEGQVCCEPKTIRGGHTIFSLKDSAGDTIDCAAFEPTKNFRELIRKLIPGDRIVVYGSVTERTVNIEKIKIIGLSPKYEVRNPLCPSCGKRMKSAGSDQGYRCRKCGTSSMVTERSEVKREIGIGFYEVPPCARRHLAKQLLRFEKDELPVFAGR, from the coding sequence ATGAGCAGTGAATATACTAAAATGATCGTAGGTATTGATGACACGGATTCCAGGGATGGTATGTGTACCACCTACCTATGTGCTCTTTTAAGGGATGAGCTATCATCTTATGCAAAGACCGTATCTGATCCTATACTTGTCCGTCTTAATCCTACTATTCCATACAAGACCCGTGGGAATGCATCGGTAGCATTGTTCCTGGAATGCGACGAACCTGAAAAAGTAATGGATCATGTTATCCGGAAAGTCGCTTCCATGGCCTGCATGGAAAATGAGAACACCAATCCGGGAATTGTTTTCATCACAGATGACCAGTTTGAGAAGGTCAGAAAAACACTGAGTGATTTTTTCAGGCATGCTGTCAAAGAAGTCATTACAATAGATGAAGCGAAGGAACTGGTTTCAGGACTTGGACTGAAATTCAAAACATTCAAGAATGGTCGCGGACTTATCGGTGCCCTTTCTGCCTGCGGTGCAATGCTAAGTCAGGATTGGGACCATACTTATGAGTATATTGCATACAGGAAGCTGGAGGTATGCGGTACCCCGCGTTTTGTAGATGGCGATTCTCTCTTTGAAGCTGACAGGCAAACATATCCTGATACATGGGACACTGTAGACCTGAAAAATGAAATGGTGGTTTGTGTCCCTCATGCAGGTGATCCTGTCCTTTACGGAATAAGGGGAAAGGATGCATATTCTGTTGAAAAGGCCGTATCTTTTATCAGGTCAGAACCGGTGGAACGTGTGTGTATATACAGGACAAATCAGGGTACTGATATGCATCTGATCTCAGCATCAACTATCAGTGACATTCAGGAAATGCATTCGTATATTCTGGAAGGACAGGTCTGCTGTGAACCAAAGACCATCAGGGGAGGGCATACAATATTCTCTCTGAAGGATTCTGCCGGGGATACAATTGACTGTGCTGCCTTTGAGCCGACAAAGAACTTCAGGGAACTGATACGCAAACTGATTCCCGGTGACCGGATCGTTGTCTATGGTAGTGTTACTGAAAGGACAGTGAACATTGAGAAAATAAAGATAATCGGTCTTTCCCCAAAGTACGAGGTTAGAAATCCCTTATGTCCTTCCTGTGGTAAGAGGATGAAATCCGCTGGTTCCGATCAGGGTTACAGGTGCAGGAAGTGTGGTACCAGTTCTATGGTTACAGAAAGATCAGAAGTAAAAAGAGAAATTGGGATTGGATTCTATGAGGTTCCACCATGTGCAAGGCGGCATCTTGCAAAGCAGCTTCTGAGATTTGAAAAAGATGAACTGCCAGTTTTTGCCGGCAGATAA
- a CDS encoding sensor histidine kinase: MPVSNRLEVPNLAIESKISAKIMDKLPMIILFLDTKGNISFVNKKILELTGYEEKHISGKQWFDLLVPDSFKSESRSIWNKFISDEIDSIDNLEVPLLKRDGSNIFVLWNAVSFTDNGIFKGIIISGEDITQQKLSQRELEESELLFRNVVQFSPLSIALLDSSYSPIYFNRKFTETFGYALEDVLEMDKWWEFADSDSHRRKTIFDSWCSNQSSSRDERSNVYKKECKISCKDGSVKDIKLNFAKITDDKIILLFKDITEMKAAQKAFFLDELRLEALVELNQFTGSMTNDILNFSLEKAVELTESKVGYIAFINEDKATTSVYSWSEKAMELCDVQNITTEFNVDEMGLWGESIRQRKPIITNDYRRENSFKKGLPEGHVDIHNHLGIPVFYNDKIVMIAGVGNKDSDYDSSDIRQITLLMQGTWELIQRKQSEEQIKAYAEELARNNKELESLDRMKDEFMANITHELKTPLIPIKGYSELLFEGHLGALEEEQVKSVGVILQNAKRLHKLIDSLLYMQNIHSGNIQYHLDSIDIVNVLDKVIDDQLSMRSEKGPVVNKDYILSLPFVCGNVTYLEQVFSHILENALKFTSPEGSITVVVFQGGNEIHVVVKDTGIGIPKDEIQHIFKRFYQMDGSLTRRYGGNGLGLYLCKSIVEAHGGSIWATSEEGKGTEIHVLLPTIKEENI; encoded by the coding sequence ATGCCTGTATCTAATAGATTGGAAGTTCCTAATCTGGCAATTGAAAGCAAAATATCCGCCAAAATAATGGATAAACTGCCAATGATTATTCTCTTTCTGGATACGAAAGGCAATATCTCATTTGTTAACAAAAAAATCCTTGAGTTGACAGGGTATGAAGAAAAGCATATCTCAGGGAAACAGTGGTTTGACTTATTAGTCCCTGATTCTTTTAAATCTGAATCCCGTTCCATCTGGAATAAATTCATTTCAGATGAAATTGACTCTATTGATAATCTTGAAGTCCCTCTACTTAAAAGAGATGGTAGTAATATTTTTGTCCTATGGAATGCCGTTTCATTTACGGATAATGGTATTTTTAAAGGAATTATAATATCCGGTGAAGATATCACCCAGCAGAAACTCTCCCAGAGGGAGCTTGAGGAAAGTGAGCTGCTTTTCAGGAATGTGGTACAGTTCTCTCCTTTATCTATTGCTCTATTGGATTCCAGTTATAGTCCGATCTATTTTAATCGAAAGTTCACGGAAACCTTTGGTTATGCCCTTGAAGATGTGCTGGAAATGGATAAATGGTGGGAGTTTGCAGATTCCGACTCACATCGCAGAAAGACGATTTTTGATTCATGGTGCTCAAACCAATCATCATCCCGGGATGAAAGAAGCAATGTCTATAAAAAAGAATGCAAGATTTCCTGCAAAGATGGTTCTGTAAAAGACATCAAGTTGAATTTTGCAAAAATAACAGATGATAAGATAATTCTTCTTTTTAAGGATATAACTGAAATGAAGGCTGCACAAAAAGCTTTCTTCCTCGATGAACTAAGGTTAGAGGCCCTTGTTGAGCTTAACCAGTTTACAGGTTCAATGACAAATGATATCCTGAATTTCTCTCTTGAGAAAGCTGTTGAACTTACGGAAAGTAAGGTAGGTTATATTGCCTTTATAAATGAAGATAAAGCCACTACAAGCGTATATAGCTGGTCAGAGAAGGCAATGGAACTTTGTGATGTTCAAAATATAACGACCGAATTCAATGTTGACGAAATGGGACTTTGGGGAGAATCCATACGGCAGCGTAAACCAATAATAACAAATGATTACAGACGTGAGAATTCGTTTAAAAAAGGACTTCCGGAAGGTCATGTGGATATCCACAATCACCTTGGCATTCCCGTATTCTATAATGATAAGATTGTTATGATCGCAGGTGTTGGGAATAAAGACAGTGATTATGACAGCTCCGATATAAGGCAGATAACGCTTCTTATGCAGGGGACATGGGAACTCATACAGAGAAAACAAAGTGAGGAACAAATCAAAGCATATGCAGAAGAACTAGCCAGGAACAACAAGGAACTTGAATCACTGGACCGTATGAAAGATGAATTCATGGCGAACATAACCCACGAACTAAAGACTCCTCTCATACCTATCAAAGGGTACAGTGAACTTCTTTTTGAAGGCCATCTCGGAGCTCTGGAGGAGGAACAGGTAAAAAGCGTGGGAGTGATTTTGCAGAATGCTAAAAGATTGCATAAATTGATAGATTCCCTTCTATATATGCAGAACATTCATTCAGGAAACATACAGTATCATCTTGATTCTATTGATATTGTCAATGTACTCGATAAAGTAATTGATGATCAGTTGTCGATGCGAAGCGAAAAAGGTCCGGTAGTGAATAAAGACTATATTTTATCCCTCCCATTTGTTTGTGGCAATGTGACATATCTGGAACAGGTATTCTCTCATATACTTGAAAATGCATTGAAGTTTACCTCGCCTGAAGGTTCAATAACTGTCGTAGTGTTCCAGGGAGGTAACGAGATCCATGTTGTCGTAAAGGATACTGGCATAGGTATACCCAAAGATGAAATCCAACATATTTTCAAAAGATTCTACCAGATGGACGGCTCTCTGACACGTCGTTATGGTGGCAATGGCCTTGGATTATATCTTTGTAAAAGCATTGTGGAAGCACATGGTGGTTCTATATGGGCAACAAGTGAAGAAGGCAAAGGAACTGAAATACATGTGCTTCTTCCAACAATTAAAGAAGAGAACATCTGA
- a CDS encoding NOB1 family endonuclease yields the protein MEYYIADSAVFIMGTGIEPHRMITIPSVVNELKSNEASMRFELARENGARVEMPEDSSRKAVMEIAKETRDCEELSATDVDILAKALEYKGTSVLLTDDYAVQNVARILGIEVKPVAQKKIKDVLVWQKECVGCRRRFDSGDVCPVCGSSLKKRRKRKI from the coding sequence ATGGAATATTACATTGCGGATTCTGCGGTCTTTATAATGGGGACCGGAATCGAGCCCCATAGGATGATAACTATCCCTTCGGTTGTGAATGAACTCAAAAGCAATGAGGCATCCATGCGGTTTGAGCTTGCCCGTGAAAATGGGGCACGTGTGGAAATGCCGGAGGATAGTTCCCGAAAAGCTGTCATGGAAATCGCAAAAGAGACAAGGGATTGTGAGGAATTATCGGCAACTGATGTCGATATCCTCGCCAAGGCGCTTGAATATAAAGGCACTTCTGTCCTTCTGACCGATGATTATGCAGTTCAGAACGTTGCCAGGATCCTGGGTATAGAAGTGAAGCCAGTGGCCCAGAAAAAGATAAAGGATGTGTTGGTATGGCAAAAAGAATGTGTGGGCTGTCGCAGACGTTTTGATAGCGGTGATGTATGCCCGGTTTGTGGTTCTTCACTTAAGAAAAGGCGTAAAAGAAAAATATAA
- a CDS encoding RAD55 family ATPase gives MTRLSSGNIDLDKRLQGGFPEGECVLITGEPGTGKTIFGIQFLYNACQEGKKCVIIATEEVPEKIILHGKALGFDLEPFVETNQLTMIHFLELRANNLAEGYTNVCMHIDDLNNLAHIIQDDVDVIILDNLGTFSIGIDLKQFRDKLDTLAYVLSNQKRTSLIVMDATAHELTHRIAEYSTYGTIRLMTKENPYTGKMERFMYIPKMRGTKISLDIINYDITEEGIKLFPAKANR, from the coding sequence ATGACTAGATTATCCAGTGGAAATATTGACTTAGACAAAAGATTACAGGGAGGTTTTCCTGAAGGAGAGTGTGTCCTTATAACAGGGGAACCAGGAACCGGTAAAACTATTTTTGGTATTCAGTTTCTTTACAACGCATGCCAGGAAGGAAAGAAATGCGTAATAATAGCAACTGAAGAGGTTCCGGAAAAGATAATCCTTCATGGTAAAGCACTTGGATTTGACCTTGAACCTTTCGTGGAGACTAATCAGCTTACCATGATACACTTCCTTGAATTGAGAGCAAATAATTTAGCAGAAGGATATACCAACGTCTGCATGCACATAGATGACCTGAACAACCTCGCACATATCATTCAGGATGATGTCGATGTCATCATCCTCGATAACCTCGGCACATTTTCAATCGGAATCGACCTGAAACAATTCAGGGACAAACTTGATACCCTGGCATATGTGCTGTCAAATCAAAAAAGGACATCACTCATAGTAATGGATGCAACTGCCCATGAACTCACACACCGGATAGCTGAGTACTCCACTTATGGAACTATCAGGCTCATGACAAAAGAAAATCCGTATACCGGCAAAATGGAACGGTTCATGTACATACCAAAGATGAGAGGGACAAAGATATCACTGGACATTATTAACTATGACATAACCGAAGAAGGTATCAAACTGTTTCCAGCAAAGGCCAACAGATAA